A segment of the uncultured Desulfobulbus sp. genome:
ATGGAAAAGGGGAGAAAAAGTAGTGGCCACCCTTTACGACTCCGCTCTATTATGGCTGCACCAATCTTATAGGATAATTCTCCTTTAACCCGTTCGGCTGCACCATAGTAAATGGGCTGCTGATTTTTTTTCAATTCTGCATTTTCTAAAAAAGACCACTCTAATTTTTCCTGGACCTGATGTAGCTGAAGCAATAGGAGGTTGTTTTCCTGTTGTATTTCATGTAAAGAGTCTATTTGTTTTGCGCGAATTTTATTGAATTCCTGTTCTTTTTTTTGAAGTTTTTCTCTTAACTCGTTCTGTATTTCTTTCTGCTGTTTTAATTCAATGGATTGCTCTATAAGTTTTTTCTTGATCTGCTCTAGTTCTTGAACTTTTTTCAGGAAATCTTGATCCTTCAGGGAGTATTTTACTAATTCATTTTCTTTCTTTTTTAACTCAATAGATTGCTCTGCGAATTTTTTCTTAACTTGATCTAGCTCTTGAATTTTTTTCAGATAATCTTGATTCTTTAAAGCATATTGTTCCAGCTCATTATTTTTTTGTTTTAACTCGAGAAATTGCTCTGTTGATTTTTTTTCTATCAGCTCAAGCTTCTGAATTTTTTTCAGGTCATCCTGAGCTTTTAAAAAAGATCGCTCAAAATCATCCTGAATTTTATGTAGCTGAATCAACAATAATTCATTTTCTTGTTGTGTCGCATTTTGCAGGTGCAAAGCCTTGTCTTTATCATGCTGCAACTTATCAAGTGTAGATTTCAAAACTTGAGTTTGCTCAGCAAACTGCAGGCTTTCACGTTGGAGGCGGGAAAAGTTCTGCCATGCCAGAAATGCACTGTTTTGGGGCGAGAAGCTACGGCTATATGGCAGAGTTGCGATTGCCTGCAATTCCTCGTAGAGCTCTAAAGCCTCTGGGAATTGCTGAATCAGCTCATCTGCCAAAAAAATCTCAAGAGGATCTGACGTTCCTGTAAAGGCAACCAAATCTGTTTGATTCTGAGAGTTCGCACTCGCCTCCGAAACATCTTTTGGCTCCTTTTTTTCGCTTAATTCGGTCTTTCCCTGGAGAAGGCTCGAATCTTGGATTTTCCCGATCGGAGCATCAATCCGGGTTCTGAGCTGCTGCAGGTAACTGTTGACCGACGCACGAACCTGTTCGACATGAACAAGCAGGCAACGCTCCGCGTTGCGTTGATAAAAATGGAGAAGAGCATCATTGTAGGCCTTCCAGGATACCAGGTCGATTCCTTCCTGGGGAGTGGAGCCTGAGTCCGATTCAACAGTATCTTTGATCAGGGCTGTACGCGGATGGTTATATACCAGAATAAAGGCAATCTTCGGATCAATCGTTTTCCAATAATTGAGCAGATAGATCGCCTGGGGATCAGCCCAGCCCCAGAATTGTTGCTCCAAGTTGCCGCGCATCAAGTCCAGCACCATGCCATTCCAGACAGCACCGATTTCGATCTGATCATAGGCGTGATTCTCGAGAGACCCGACGTTCAATGGCGAAATTCCATGCGCCTTGCAAAGCATGCAATCGATTTCCTGTGGGGTAAGCCCTTCCTGGCGCGATGGCAGAGCGGATGACATCCCGCAATCAAAAAGCAACTGAATAACGTCCCCATAGCCAGACAATGGGTGGCCGACAACAATAACTTTGTTCACAACATTCCCTCCTTTTACAGATCCAATGCCACCTTGGCAGCAATCGCGATCTGGTACAAAATTTGCGTCATATCCTTAAACATCGGCAGATTTTTGCTATCGATACCAGGGAGTACCAATATTTGGTCACCTGGGGCAATCGTCGTTTCCTTGGCCGACATCACGGCCCCGTTCGGCTTGACGACAAGCGGACCATGTTTGTCTGCCCGTTCGGAATAGCCGCCTGCACTATTGACATAGCCTTCAACATCAAGTTCAGACGACCAGACGACCGCCTGCGGCATCACCACTTCACCACTGATTAAGACGACGTCACTCTTGGCTGGAATGATAATTTCGTCGCCATTCTCCAGGTAGATATTCGCTACCTTGTCGCCATGACAAACCACGACCGTGCCTTCCGGTTCAATTTGGCGAGCCTTCTGGACAAACTTGGCGATCAGCTCCCCCTCACGCATTCTGATGTTTGCTTCATCAACACTGGAGGAGGAGACAGTCAGCGAATTTTGCTCCAAACGCTGGAGAGCATCATGCAAAGCTTTTTTCTGCTGCACCGCTACACTTTTGCGCTTGATATGGATACCATGGAGGTTCGCCAGCTCGGGTTCGACTGCAATCTGGAGCAGGAGATCGTGCAGGCGGGTATTTTTATTGATTGGATAACGGGAGGCGCCGACAATCGCCCCGGTTGCCGCAACCATAATGGTTTTGCCGGGGATGTCAGCATGCAGACGGACGAGGTCACCATCCACCAACTTGAGTTTTAAAAAATCGCTGATCGGTAGATAGACGTTGTAAGGAGCACCGCGGCGGGTGCCGACAACGCTGGCATGGGAGGCCTTGTTCTCCGGGTTGATGAGTGCCAGCAGCTGCTCGCCATTGAGCATTTCCTTATTCTGGAACTCGAACGAAGCTGAGTGTCGCACTTGGCCCTCAACGGCGATACTCGGGCCTCGTTGACCGACCAGCAGAACGTCGCTATCCTCAAGACGTACAGCGGGCAGCTGTCCCTCGCGGAGGAAAGGATAGAGGTCGATTCGGGCAATTATCTTCCCCCGGCGTAATACCCTGACATCGCGATAACTGCCTCGATCGGGGTCGATCCCACCCGCCAGGTCGAGAAAATAGAGCACAGAATCGGTCGGTCCGCCAGCATAGCGTCCAGGTTGGGCGACAAATCCGGAAACGAACACGGCCACGGGCTGCGGTTTCAGCAGGTTTACATAGACCTCTACGTTCCGGGTAAAAACCGAGCGAACTTTTTCACGAATAGCGCCCTCCAGGTTGGCGTGACGCATCCCATCGACCTTGACCGGGCCGATCTCCGGCAGAAACAGATTGCCACGGGCATCCACCTCCAAGACGCCGTCGAAGGACTGGGCGCCCCAGAGCTGCAGTCTCACCCTGTCACCCGGCAGGATAAGGTAATCGTCGTCGCGGCCATCGAAATATCCCTGGGCAAATTTACCCTGGAACAGCTCTGCACCATAAGGAGCCAAGCCAGCCTTATTGACAGTGAGGGCGTTTTTCTCCTGTGGCTGCGATAGAGAATCAACTTTGTCCTGCACTTGGGTTGCTGCATCAGCCAGTACAGGAAGAGCAAACACGAGCAAAAGAGTTATCGATAGATAAGTGCGTATCTTCATATCAGAATCCGGCATGTTCCTTAATCGCCGCAACTATCAGCGATCCCATTCCAAACAACAACAGTATCCCTACGAAACTGACCCCAATAGCATAGCCTCGCCGCGGCCAAAGCGGTTCATCCGGCAGGGTCGGATGGACAAAGGCCACCAGGTAACGACTCTTGTTTTCGGCCCGGATACGCGCCGCTTCCAGGGCCTGCATCGCCACGACAAGTTCCTTTTGGGAGAATTCGTGCTCGATTTTGAGTTGCTCGTACTCAGCGGCCAGATTGTTGACGGTGTCCTTCCCCCGGCCCGCCAGACGTTTTTTCTCTGTGTCTATCTGTCCTTCCAGGGCGTGCAGCCGCGCCTTCAATCCGACCATTTTGGCGCTATCTTCCCGCATGTAGGAGTGTGTCTCAGCCAACTCGGCGCGAACTTTAACCGCCGCTCCTTCCAGTTCGGCCACCA
Coding sequences within it:
- a CDS encoding polysaccharide biosynthesis/export family protein codes for the protein MKIRTYLSITLLLVFALPVLADAATQVQDKVDSLSQPQEKNALTVNKAGLAPYGAELFQGKFAQGYFDGRDDDYLILPGDRVRLQLWGAQSFDGVLEVDARGNLFLPEIGPVKVDGMRHANLEGAIREKVRSVFTRNVEVYVNLLKPQPVAVFVSGFVAQPGRYAGGPTDSVLYFLDLAGGIDPDRGSYRDVRVLRRGKIIARIDLYPFLREGQLPAVRLEDSDVLLVGQRGPSIAVEGQVRHSASFEFQNKEMLNGEQLLALINPENKASHASVVGTRRGAPYNVYLPISDFLKLKLVDGDLVRLHADIPGKTIMVAATGAIVGASRYPINKNTRLHDLLLQIAVEPELANLHGIHIKRKSVAVQQKKALHDALQRLEQNSLTVSSSSVDEANIRMREGELIAKFVQKARQIEPEGTVVVCHGDKVANIYLENGDEIIIPAKSDVVLISGEVVMPQAVVWSSELDVEGYVNSAGGYSERADKHGPLVVKPNGAVMSAKETTIAPGDQILVLPGIDSKNLPMFKDMTQILYQIAIAAKVALDL